The DNA sequence CACATACAGGCTTGTGATAACAGCAAAAATACCCGAGACAGAGATGGTTTGTCCGGTTTGCCCTTCCGTCATCATCAAATCCGATGCAATCGGTGTTAACAGGCTGACCGGCAGAAATTCAGAAGCTATCAGCACAAAAACACATAACGACATCGCAAAAACTGCGCCCCAATTGGCAGTTTCATCTTCAATCCGGGTATTTACAGTTGAATCTATCAGCATAAAACAATTACCTGTTTTAAAATGGTCAAAGGCATCAAAAAATGACTAAAACACCGTCCTTTCAAGTTTTAAATTATTATTCTTTGCCATATGAAAATTAATTCTAAAATTACAATTTCACTATTCCAAAATACGAAATAATAGAAACAAGATGAGAAAAAAGCCATACAACTACGGTATTGATAATAAAAAATCCCGTAAATACGGGTTATAAAATAAATCTATTTTTATTTACAGAGCCAGATCTTATCTTTGGTTTCAGCTTTCGTGATCACCGCACCTTTTGATTTGCGTTTTTCATGACGAATGAATAGTGAGTGAACACTGCAGAACCATAATAAAATAATGCCTGACCCATGACTTAGCCATTCCATTTTATGGAATTATCAATTCCCCAATAGAGGGGTAATCACCACTTTTATTCCATTATTTGTATATTATGATGACAGTCATTCCGGCCATGAAATTCCCCCATCTGGCGAAGTCGAGGATGAAACCATGTTTAAAATGATTCGTTACACTAGCAATTGATCTTTCTTTCTGGAGCGAAAGCGCTGGTGAACCACGTAATGCAGTGTCTCCGGATATCTATGCAGAAGATTTTAGTGCAGCCGTTGATTACCTTGGTACACGCCCATTTGTCGATCGAAATCAAATTGGTGTATTAGGTATTTGTGGTAGCGGTAGCTTCGCAATTAGCGCGGCCAAAATCGATCCCCGAATAAAAGCGATTGCAACTGTCAGCATGTATGACATGGGGGAAGTAAACCGGTCAGGTCTGACACATTACAAAGAATTTAAACCGATGACGGTTGAAGAACGCAAAGCTGTTTTAGCGGAAGCTGCAGAACAACGTTATGTTGAATTTACTGGTGGTAAAACCAAATACACCAGTGGTACCACCCATGAAATCACAGCAGATACGCCAGCAATTCAACGTGAATTCTTTGATTTTTATCGTACACCACGCGGCGAATTCACACCGAAAGGTTCATCTTCTGAGCTAACCACACATCCTACATTAACGAGTGCTGTGAAGTTCGTTAATTTCTATCCATTTAACGGCATTGAATCAATTTCACCTCGCCCAATGCTGTTTATTGCCGGTGAAGATGCGCACTCAAGAGAATTCAGTAACGATGCATACAAACTTGCCGGTCAACCCAAAGAGCTTTATATCGTTCCTGGTGCAGGACATGTCGATCTTTATGACCGGGTCGATCTGATTCCTTTTGCGAAATTGACGTCTTTCTTTAAAGATCATCTGAAATAAGAATTGAATTAAAAAGCCATACAATTCCGGTATGGCTTTTTTCGTTTTTAAGCAAATAGTTTTGGAATAGAAATAAATAAGGTGTAAATACCCATACCAGACATGAGCAGCGCGACAAAGCCACCGAATACCGCCATCCAGACCGGGTGTTTGTAATCACCGACAATGGATTTTTTGTAAGCAGCGATCAGCATTGGAATCAATGCCAGCGGCAGAATCAGACCATTCACAGCCCCCACCAGCACCAGAATTTTGACTGGTTTGCCCACCAGTGCGAACACCAGCGTCGAGAAAATGATGAAACCGATGATGATCCATTTCTGATTGCGCTCAATGAAAGGACTGAATGAACGCATGAATGAGACTGACGTATACGCAGCACCAATGACTGAAGTCAGCGCAGCCCCCCACATCACAATCCCGAAAATTTTATAGCCAACATTACCAGCGGCCAGTTGGAATACCGAAGCTGGCGGGTTGGCGGCATCAATTGTCAACCCCTTATACACAACGCCAAGAACTGCCAGAAACAGTACCACACGCATAACCGAGGTGATCAGAATGCCGGAAACAGCACTACGGGTGACCTGACCCAATGCTTTCTGGCCGGAAATACCCGCATCCAGCAAACGGTGACCACCCGCGAAGGTGATGTAACCACCCACCGTACCACCCACCAGCGTAATAATCGCCATGGTATCAATCTGTTCCGGCATAAAGGTTTTCTGTACCGCTTCACCAACTGGCGCACCAGCGCTGAACGCGACATAACAGGTCAGAACAACCATTACTACGCCAGCAATCTGAGCAAAGCGGTCCATTGCCATGCCCGCTTCTTTACTCAGGAAAATCCCCACGGCAATAGCAG is a window from the Tolumonas auensis DSM 9187 genome containing:
- a CDS encoding alpha/beta hydrolase, with protein sequence MSPDIYAEDFSAAVDYLGTRPFVDRNQIGVLGICGSGSFAISAAKIDPRIKAIATVSMYDMGEVNRSGLTHYKEFKPMTVEERKAVLAEAAEQRYVEFTGGKTKYTSGTTHEITADTPAIQREFFDFYRTPRGEFTPKGSSSELTTHPTLTSAVKFVNFYPFNGIESISPRPMLFIAGEDAHSREFSNDAYKLAGQPKELYIVPGAGHVDLYDRVDLIPFAKLTSFFKDHLK
- a CDS encoding NRAMP family divalent metal transporter, whose translation is MMEPTNEAVMDNSLVITRPKISWSILLGAAFLMATSAIGPGFLTQTTVFTAQLGASFGFAILISILLDIGAQLNIWRVIAVSEKRGQDVANLVLPGLGTVVAIFILMGGLAFNIGNVAGAGLGLNVMLGIDPVTGAIISAAIAVGIFLSKEAGMAMDRFAQIAGVVMVVLTCYVAFSAGAPVGEAVQKTFMPEQIDTMAIITLVGGTVGGYITFAGGHRLLDAGISGQKALGQVTRSAVSGILITSVMRVVLFLAVLGVVYKGLTIDAANPPASVFQLAAGNVGYKIFGIVMWGAALTSVIGAAYTSVSFMRSFSPFIERNQKWIIIGFIIFSTLVFALVGKPVKILVLVGAVNGLILPLALIPMLIAAYKKSIVGDYKHPVWMAVFGGFVALLMSGMGIYTLFISIPKLFA